The nucleotide sequence AAATGTCTTCGAGCAGCAAAATAACTTTCTGGTATTCTTCCTTATCAAACAGCTCACGGGCAGTGGCATATTTCAGGTTGATGTCATCACTTTTGAGGATTTTCTGAAACTCA is from Sphingobacteriales bacterium and encodes:
- a CDS encoding outer membrane protein assembly factor BamD — translated: MRLILKNIAFSVFVLIIFSSCSEFQKILKSDDINLKYATARELFDKEEYQKVILLLEDI